The window TTTTATTACCGCTTTTATTTCTACCATAATTTTATCTTCAACAAAAAAATCAACTCTTCTTGTGCCAATATTCTCTCCTTTGTAATTAATCCACATTTCTTGCTCTCTGACAAATGATAATTCTT of the Patescibacteria group bacterium genome contains:
- a CDS encoding GxxExxY protein codes for the protein ELSFVREQEMWINYKGENIGTRRVDFFVEDKIMVEIKAVIKLEDVHLAQAINYLEAYKLEIGLLINFGSKSMEFKRLMRELKK